A single region of the Fusarium fujikuroi IMI 58289 draft genome, chromosome FFUJ_chr05 genome encodes:
- a CDS encoding probable 3-demethylubiquinone-9 3-methyltransferase, whose product MSIGKLTTCLWFEDQGEEAAKHYVSIFAPDSKINTIQRYTPAGQDQHGQEPGRVMVVEFELRGRSFVALNGGPAKWKFSEAISLMIDCKDQAEVDHYWGKLSEGGDEARQQCGWLADKFGVAWQVVPSALKEMMGSEDKAAAGRATAAMMEMKKFDIAELEKAYKG is encoded by the coding sequence ATGTCTATCGGAAAACTCACTACTTGTCTCTGGTTTGAggaccaaggagaagaggcaGCAAAACACTACGTCTCAATCTTTGCCCCTGAttccaagatcaacaccatccaaCGTTACACTCCGGCCGGTCAAGACCAACACGGCCAGGAACCCGGAAGGGTCATGGTTGTCGAATTTGAGCTCCGAGGTCGTTCCTTTGTCGCTCTCAATGGCGGTCCGGCGAAATGGAAATTCAGTGAAGCTATTTCCCTCATGATCGACTGCAAGGATCAGGCTGAAGTTGATCACTACTGGGGGAAGCTCAGCGaaggtggtgatgaggcCCGCCAACAGTGTGGATGGTTGGCCGACAAGTTTGGAGTTGCTTGGCAAGTCGTGCCTTCAGCGCTCAAAGAGATGATGGGATCCGAGGATAAAGCTGCAGCTGGAAGAGCGACTGCAGctatgatggagatgaagaagtttgATATTgctgagttggagaaggCGTATAAGGGCTAA
- a CDS encoding related to putative tartrate transporter yields the protein MAESAHSSLASGGQHDDPASKPHLASTGLENQEEGNAREGDYDVETVERIYRKIDRRIIPAFWVLYFLCSAIRSNIGIAQTMNKDKGHDLMTVLGMTPKDVSTALALFYVAYVIFDCPSNLIMSKLSPRLWMARIVFATSVIGTCFAAVNDPWSVKLLRFLLGLVIAGMWPGMAFYLTLFYPPSRTGQRIGYYFTASQVSAAVVGLVSAGFQLMDGERGIVGFRWMFMVYGLVGVVLSVILLWWLPDRPLAPGQTRPKTGIFKWLPATPEVLKGQDAVIHYHDLRRVYHARPWNFRDLGLVLIDWRLWPLTLMYFGVVGVGIGTQMYGSVIIASIRPEASGVEVSLLFAPIWIMDLIAILIVTPISDRFHRSRPYFFSAAVCIQIAGLLTTTLATSNGWARYGGLLMVGFGLGPTVPICMAWSSEIFQKRHGEVGVAAATALVSGLGNLGSVMTTYALYTGWPEDAAPGPHQYRKSNYTMIGILCMSILSSFAMKALLTYFGNPASSKLQSDSSSEFEDGAARREGQERGFRSLPWKKSSRI from the exons ATGGCAGAGTCAGCTCATAGCTCGCTCGCCAGTGGTGGCCAGCATGATGACCCCGCGTCCAAGCCTCATCTTGCTTCTACTGGGCTTGAGAATCAGGAAGAGGGAAATGCCCGAGAGGGTGATTATGATGTTGAGACGGTAGAGCGTATCTACAG AAAGATCGATCGTCGTATCATTCCTG CTTTCTGGGTCCTATACTTCCTCTGCTCAGCCATCAGGTCCAACATTGGTATTGCTCAAACCatgaacaaggacaagggaCACGATCTCATGACTGTCCTTGGAATGACTCCAAAGGATGTCTCAACTGCTCTGGCCCTCTTCTACGTTGCATATGTCATCTTTGACTGTCCTTCCAACCTCATCATGAGCAAGCTGAGCCCTCGTCTTTGGATGGCACGTATTGTCTTTGCTACCAGTGTCATTGGAACTTGCTTCGCTGCTGTCAATGATCCTTGGAGTGTGAAGCTACTTCGATTCTTGCTTGGACTCGTCATTGCTGGCATGTGGCCTGGTATGGCTTTCTACCTCACCTTGTTCTACCCTCCTTCCCGTACCGGCCAGCGAATTGGCTACTACTTCACTGCGTCTCAAGTGTCTGCTGCCGTTGTTGGTCTCGTGTCTGCGGGATTTCAACTCATGGATGGAGAGAGGGGTATTGTGGGTTTCCGCTGGATGTTCATGGTCTATGGCCTTGTTGGTGTCGTTCTGAGCGTTATCCTCCTGTGGTGGCTCCCCGACCGCCCTCTTGCACCTGGCCAGACCCGACCCAAGACTGGTATCTTCAAGTGGCTCCCCGCTACCCCTGAGGTTCTCAAGGGCCAAGACGCAGTTATTCACTACCACGACCTTCGACGTGTTTATCACGCTCGACCCTGGAACTTTAGGGACTTAGGCCTTGTTCTGATCGACTGGCGTCTCTGGCCCCTGACTTTGATGTATTTCGGTGTTGTTGGCGTCGGTATTGGTACCCAGATGTATGGATCCGTCATCATCGCCTCTATCCGACCCGAGGCCAGCGGCGTCGAAGTGAGTCTTCTGTTTGCGCCGATCTGGATTATGGatctcatcgccattctcatTGTCACCCCTATCTCAGACCGCTTCCACCGATCTCGCCCGTACTTCTTCTCCGCTGCTGTGTGCATCCAGATTGCCGGTCTGCTTACAACCACTCTGGCAACTAGCAACGGCTGGGCTCGATATGGAGGTCTTCTTATGGTCGGTTTCGGTCTTGGTCCTACTGTCCCCATCTGCATGGCTTGGAGCTCTGAGATCTTCCAGAAGCGCCATGGCGAAGTCGGAGTTGCTGCCGCGACTGCGTTGGTCTCTGGTCTTGGTAATCTGGGTAGTGTCATGACAACTTATGCCCTCTACACTGGCTGGCCTGAGGACGCCGCCCCTGGCCCTCATCAATACCGCAAGAGCAACTACACCATGATCGGAATTCTGTGCATGAGCATTCTCAGCTCATTCGCGATGAAGGCTCTTCTCACATATTTCGGCAACCCAGCCAGCAGCAAGCTTCAGTCAGACTCGTCCAGTGAGTTTGAGGATGGTGCAGCCCGACGAGAGGGCCAGGAGCGCGGTTTCCGATCTCTTCCttggaagaagtcgagcCGCATTTAA